A stretch of the Pan paniscus chromosome 2, NHGRI_mPanPan1-v2.0_pri, whole genome shotgun sequence genome encodes the following:
- the TTC14 gene encoding tetratricopeptide repeat protein 14 isoform X3 codes for MDRDLLRQSLNCHGSSLLSLLRSEQQDNPHFRSLLGSAAEPARGPQPQQQLQGRKEKRVDNIEIQKFISKKADLLFALSWKSDAPATSEINEDSEDHYAIMPPLEQFMEIPSMDRRELFFRDIERGDIVIGRISSIREFGFFMVLICLGSGIMRDIAHLEITALCPLRDVPSHSNHGDPLSYYQTGDIIRAGIKDIDRYHEKLAVSLYSSSLPPHLSGIKLGVISSEELPLYYRRSVELNSNSLESYENVMQSSLGFVNPGVVEFLLEKLGIDESNPPSLMRGLQSKNFSEDDFASALRKKQSASWALKCVKIGVDYFKVGRHVDAMNEYNKALEIDKQNVEALVARGALYATKGSLNKAIEDFELALENCPTHRNARKYLCQTLVERGGQLEEEEKFLNAESYYKKALALDETFKDAEDALQKLHKYMQKSLELREKQAEKEEKQKTKKIETSAEKLRKLLKEEKRLKKKRRKSTSSSSVSSADESVSSSSSSSSSGHKRHKKHKRNRSESSHSSRRHSSRASSNQIDQNRKDECYPVPANTSASFLNHKQEVEKLLGKQDRLQYEKTQIKEKDRCPLSSSSLEIPDDFGVLGPLSQLGF; via the exons ATGGACCGGGACCTTCTGCGGCAGTCGCTAAATTGCCACGGGTCGTCTTTGCTCTCTCTACTTCGGAGCGAACAGCAGGACAATCCACACTTCCGTAGCCTCCTGGGGTCGGCCGCCGAGCCAGCCCGGGGCCCGCAGCCCCAGCAGCAGTTGCAGGGCAG aaaagagaagagagttgACAACATCGAGATACAGAAATTCATCTCCAAAAAAGCGGATCTGCTTTTTGCACTTTCCTGGAAATCAGATGCACCTGCAACTTCTGAAATTAATGAAGACAGTGAAG atcattaTGCAATCATGCCACCTTTAGAGCAATTCATGGAGATACCTAGTATGGATCGGAGAGAGCTGTTTTTCCGAGATATTGAGCGTGGTGATATAGTGATTGGAAGAATTAGTTCTATTCGGGAATTCGGTTTTTTCATGGTGTTGATCTGTTTAGGAAGTGGTATCATGAGAGATATAGCCCACTTAGAAATCACA GCTCTTTGTCCCTTAAGAGATGTGCCTTCTCACAGTAACCATGGGGATCCTTTATCATATTACCAAACTGGTGACATCATTCGAG ctggAATCAAGGATATTGACAGATACCATGAAAAGCTAGCAGTATCTCTGTATAGCTCTTCTCTTCCACCACACCTATCTGGTATTAAATTAGGTGTAATTAGCTCTGAAGAGCTTCCTTTATACTACAG gagaaGTGTTGAGCTAAATAGCAATTCTTTGGAGTCCTATGAAAATGTCATGCAGAGTTCCTTGGGATTTGTTAATCCAGGAGTAGTTGAATTCCTTCTAGAAAAACTAGGAATAGATGAATCTAATCCACCATCTTTAATGAGAGGCCTACAAAG caAAAATTTCTCTGAAGATGATTTTGCTTCTGCattgagaaaaaaacaatccGCATCTTGGGCTTTAAAATG TGTGAAGATCGGAGTTGACTATTTTAAAGTTGGACGCCATGTGGATGCTATGAATGAATACAATAAAGCTTTGGAAATagacaaacaaaatgtggaaGCTTTGGTAGCTCGTGGAGCATT ATATGCGACAAAAGGAAGTTTGAACAAAGCAATAGAAGATTTTGAGCTTGCATTAGAAAACTGTCCAACTCACAGAAATGCAAGAAAATACCTCTGCCAGACACTTGTAGAGAGAGGAGGACA gttagaagaagaagaaaagtttttaaatgctgAAAGTTACTATAAGAAAGCTTTGGCTTTGGATGAGACTTTTAAAGATGCAGAGGATGCTTTGCAGAAACTTCATAAATATATGCAG AAATCTTTGGAATTAAGAGAAAAACAagctgaaaaggaagaaaagcagaaaacaaagaaaatagaaacaagtgCAGAAAAGTTGCGTAAGCtcttaaaagaagagaagag gctaaagaagaaaagaagaaaatcaacttCTTCTTCAAGTGTTTCTTCTGCTGATGAATCAGTGTCTTCATcatcatcctcttcctcttctggtCACAAAAGGCATAAGAAACATAAGAGGAATCGTTCAGagtcttctcacagttccagaaggCATTCATCTAGGGCATCCTCAAATCAGATAGATCAGAATAGGAAAGATGAGTGCTACCCAGTTCCAGCTAATACTTCAGCATCTTTTCTTAACCATAAACAAGAAGTGGAGAAACTACTGGGGAAGCAGGATAGGTTACAGTATGAAAAGACACAGATAAAAGAGAAAGATAGATGCCCTCTCTCTTCATCTTCACTTGAAATACCGGATGATTTTGGAG TTCTAGGTCCCTTGTCACAGCTTGGTTTTTAG
- the TTC14 gene encoding tetratricopeptide repeat protein 14 isoform X1, whose protein sequence is MDRDLLRQSLNCHGSSLLSLLRSEQQDNPHFRSLLGSAAEPARGPQPQQQLQGRKEKRVDNIEIQKFISKKADLLFALSWKSDAPATSEINEDSEDHYAIMPPLEQFMEIPSMDRRELFFRDIERGDIVIGRISSIREFGFFMVLICLGSGIMRDIAHLEITALCPLRDVPSHSNHGDPLSYYQTGDIIRAGIKDIDRYHEKLAVSLYSSSLPPHLSGIKLGVISSEELPLYYRRSVELNSNSLESYENVMQSSLGFVNPGVVEFLLEKLGIDESNPPSLMRGLQSKNFSEDDFASALRKKQSASWALKCVKIGVDYFKVGRHVDAMNEYNKALEIDKQNVEALVARGALYATKGSLNKAIEDFELALENCPTHRNARKYLCQTLVERGGQLEEEEKFLNAESYYKKALALDETFKDAEDALQKLHKYMQKSLELREKQAEKEEKQKTKKIETSAEKLRKLLKEEKRLKKKRRKSTSSSSVSSADESVSSSSSSSSSGHKRHKKHKRNRSESSHSSRRHSSRASSNQIDQNRKDECYPVPANTSASFLNHKQEVEKLLGKQDRLQYEKTQIKEKDRCPLSSSSLEIPDDFGGRSEDPRDFYNSYKTQAGSSKTEKPYKSERHFSSRRNSSDSFCRNSEDKIYGYRRFEKDIEGRKEHYRRWEPGSVRHSTSPASSEYSWKSVEKYKKYAHSGSRDFSRHEQRYRLNTNQGEYEREDNYGEDIKTEVPEEDALSSKEHSESSVKKNLPQNLLNIFNQIAEFEKEKGNKSKN, encoded by the exons ATGGACCGGGACCTTCTGCGGCAGTCGCTAAATTGCCACGGGTCGTCTTTGCTCTCTCTACTTCGGAGCGAACAGCAGGACAATCCACACTTCCGTAGCCTCCTGGGGTCGGCCGCCGAGCCAGCCCGGGGCCCGCAGCCCCAGCAGCAGTTGCAGGGCAG aaaagagaagagagttgACAACATCGAGATACAGAAATTCATCTCCAAAAAAGCGGATCTGCTTTTTGCACTTTCCTGGAAATCAGATGCACCTGCAACTTCTGAAATTAATGAAGACAGTGAAG atcattaTGCAATCATGCCACCTTTAGAGCAATTCATGGAGATACCTAGTATGGATCGGAGAGAGCTGTTTTTCCGAGATATTGAGCGTGGTGATATAGTGATTGGAAGAATTAGTTCTATTCGGGAATTCGGTTTTTTCATGGTGTTGATCTGTTTAGGAAGTGGTATCATGAGAGATATAGCCCACTTAGAAATCACA GCTCTTTGTCCCTTAAGAGATGTGCCTTCTCACAGTAACCATGGGGATCCTTTATCATATTACCAAACTGGTGACATCATTCGAG ctggAATCAAGGATATTGACAGATACCATGAAAAGCTAGCAGTATCTCTGTATAGCTCTTCTCTTCCACCACACCTATCTGGTATTAAATTAGGTGTAATTAGCTCTGAAGAGCTTCCTTTATACTACAG gagaaGTGTTGAGCTAAATAGCAATTCTTTGGAGTCCTATGAAAATGTCATGCAGAGTTCCTTGGGATTTGTTAATCCAGGAGTAGTTGAATTCCTTCTAGAAAAACTAGGAATAGATGAATCTAATCCACCATCTTTAATGAGAGGCCTACAAAG caAAAATTTCTCTGAAGATGATTTTGCTTCTGCattgagaaaaaaacaatccGCATCTTGGGCTTTAAAATG TGTGAAGATCGGAGTTGACTATTTTAAAGTTGGACGCCATGTGGATGCTATGAATGAATACAATAAAGCTTTGGAAATagacaaacaaaatgtggaaGCTTTGGTAGCTCGTGGAGCATT ATATGCGACAAAAGGAAGTTTGAACAAAGCAATAGAAGATTTTGAGCTTGCATTAGAAAACTGTCCAACTCACAGAAATGCAAGAAAATACCTCTGCCAGACACTTGTAGAGAGAGGAGGACA gttagaagaagaagaaaagtttttaaatgctgAAAGTTACTATAAGAAAGCTTTGGCTTTGGATGAGACTTTTAAAGATGCAGAGGATGCTTTGCAGAAACTTCATAAATATATGCAG AAATCTTTGGAATTAAGAGAAAAACAagctgaaaaggaagaaaagcagaaaacaaagaaaatagaaacaagtgCAGAAAAGTTGCGTAAGCtcttaaaagaagagaagag gctaaagaagaaaagaagaaaatcaacttCTTCTTCAAGTGTTTCTTCTGCTGATGAATCAGTGTCTTCATcatcatcctcttcctcttctggtCACAAAAGGCATAAGAAACATAAGAGGAATCGTTCAGagtcttctcacagttccagaaggCATTCATCTAGGGCATCCTCAAATCAGATAGATCAGAATAGGAAAGATGAGTGCTACCCAGTTCCAGCTAATACTTCAGCATCTTTTCTTAACCATAAACAAGAAGTGGAGAAACTACTGGGGAAGCAGGATAGGTTACAGTATGAAAAGACACAGATAAAAGAGAAAGATAGATGCCCTCTCTCTTCATCTTCACTTGAAATACCGGATGATTTTGGAGGTAGGTCTGAAGATCCAAGAGATTTTTATAATAGCTATAAAACCCAAGCAGGTAGTAGCAAAACAGAAAAGCCATATAAATCAGAAAGACATTTTTCCAGTAGAAGAAATTCCTCAGATTCCTTCTGTAGGAATTCAGAGGACAAGATTTATGGTTATAGGAGATTTGAAAAGGAtatagagggaagaaaagagcactatAGAAGGTGGGAACCAGGTTCTGTGAGGCATTCTACCTCACCAGCAAGCTCAGAATACTCTTGGAAGTCAGttgagaaatacaaaaaatacgcTCACTCTGGATCACGTGATTTCAGCAGACATGAGCAAAGATACCGTTTAAATACAAATCAAGGAGAATATGAAAGAGAGGACAATTATGGGGAGGATATCAAAACAGAGGTTCCAGAAGAAGATGCACTAAGTAGCAAAGAACACTCAGAAAGCAGTGTTAAGAAAAATTTACCTCAGAATTTACTGAATATATTTAATCAGATAGctgaatttgaaaaagaaaaaggaaataagtcAAAAAATTAA
- the TTC14 gene encoding tetratricopeptide repeat protein 14 isoform X2: protein MDRDLLRQSLNCHGSSLLSLLRSEQQDNPHFRSLLGSAAEPARGPQPQQQLQGRKEKRVDNIEIQKFISKKADLLFALSWKSDAPATSEINEDSEDHYAIMPPLEQFMEIPSMDRRELFFRDIERGDIVIGRISSIREFGFFMVLICLGSGIMRDIAHLEITALCPLRDVPSHSNHGDPLSYYQTGDIIRAGIKDIDRYHEKLAVSLYSSSLPPHLSGIKLGVISSEELPLYYRRSVELNSNSLESYENVMQSSLGFVNPGVVEFLLEKLGIDESNPPSLMRGLQSKNFSEDDFASALRKKQSASWALKCVKIGVDYFKVGRHVDAMNEYNKALEIDKQNVEALVARGALYATKGSLNKAIEDFELALENCPTHRNARKYLCQTLVERGGQLEEEEKFLNAESYYKKALALDETFKDAEDALQKLHKYMQKSLELREKQAEKEEKQKTKKIETSAEKLRKLLKEEKRLKKKRRKSTSSSSVSSADESVSSSSSSSSSGHKRHKKHKRNRSESSHSSRRHSSRASSNQIDQNRKDECYPVPANTSASFLNHKQEVEKLLGKQDRLQYEKTQIKEKDRCPLSSSSLEIPDDFGVYSYLFKKLTIKQPQAGPSGDIPEEGIVIIDDSSIHVTDPEDLQVGQDMEVEDSGIDDPDHG, encoded by the exons ATGGACCGGGACCTTCTGCGGCAGTCGCTAAATTGCCACGGGTCGTCTTTGCTCTCTCTACTTCGGAGCGAACAGCAGGACAATCCACACTTCCGTAGCCTCCTGGGGTCGGCCGCCGAGCCAGCCCGGGGCCCGCAGCCCCAGCAGCAGTTGCAGGGCAG aaaagagaagagagttgACAACATCGAGATACAGAAATTCATCTCCAAAAAAGCGGATCTGCTTTTTGCACTTTCCTGGAAATCAGATGCACCTGCAACTTCTGAAATTAATGAAGACAGTGAAG atcattaTGCAATCATGCCACCTTTAGAGCAATTCATGGAGATACCTAGTATGGATCGGAGAGAGCTGTTTTTCCGAGATATTGAGCGTGGTGATATAGTGATTGGAAGAATTAGTTCTATTCGGGAATTCGGTTTTTTCATGGTGTTGATCTGTTTAGGAAGTGGTATCATGAGAGATATAGCCCACTTAGAAATCACA GCTCTTTGTCCCTTAAGAGATGTGCCTTCTCACAGTAACCATGGGGATCCTTTATCATATTACCAAACTGGTGACATCATTCGAG ctggAATCAAGGATATTGACAGATACCATGAAAAGCTAGCAGTATCTCTGTATAGCTCTTCTCTTCCACCACACCTATCTGGTATTAAATTAGGTGTAATTAGCTCTGAAGAGCTTCCTTTATACTACAG gagaaGTGTTGAGCTAAATAGCAATTCTTTGGAGTCCTATGAAAATGTCATGCAGAGTTCCTTGGGATTTGTTAATCCAGGAGTAGTTGAATTCCTTCTAGAAAAACTAGGAATAGATGAATCTAATCCACCATCTTTAATGAGAGGCCTACAAAG caAAAATTTCTCTGAAGATGATTTTGCTTCTGCattgagaaaaaaacaatccGCATCTTGGGCTTTAAAATG TGTGAAGATCGGAGTTGACTATTTTAAAGTTGGACGCCATGTGGATGCTATGAATGAATACAATAAAGCTTTGGAAATagacaaacaaaatgtggaaGCTTTGGTAGCTCGTGGAGCATT ATATGCGACAAAAGGAAGTTTGAACAAAGCAATAGAAGATTTTGAGCTTGCATTAGAAAACTGTCCAACTCACAGAAATGCAAGAAAATACCTCTGCCAGACACTTGTAGAGAGAGGAGGACA gttagaagaagaagaaaagtttttaaatgctgAAAGTTACTATAAGAAAGCTTTGGCTTTGGATGAGACTTTTAAAGATGCAGAGGATGCTTTGCAGAAACTTCATAAATATATGCAG AAATCTTTGGAATTAAGAGAAAAACAagctgaaaaggaagaaaagcagaaaacaaagaaaatagaaacaagtgCAGAAAAGTTGCGTAAGCtcttaaaagaagagaagag gctaaagaagaaaagaagaaaatcaacttCTTCTTCAAGTGTTTCTTCTGCTGATGAATCAGTGTCTTCATcatcatcctcttcctcttctggtCACAAAAGGCATAAGAAACATAAGAGGAATCGTTCAGagtcttctcacagttccagaaggCATTCATCTAGGGCATCCTCAAATCAGATAGATCAGAATAGGAAAGATGAGTGCTACCCAGTTCCAGCTAATACTTCAGCATCTTTTCTTAACCATAAACAAGAAGTGGAGAAACTACTGGGGAAGCAGGATAGGTTACAGTATGAAAAGACACAGATAAAAGAGAAAGATAGATGCCCTCTCTCTTCATCTTCACTTGAAATACCGGATGATTTTGGAG